One Clupea harengus chromosome 3, Ch_v2.0.2, whole genome shotgun sequence DNA window includes the following coding sequences:
- the nr2e3 gene encoding photoreceptor-specific nuclear receptor → MMDEHMSKIAMVQSTSPGDSPRSCLTDDSLRGKSPAPGKVLSSGLMCKVCADTSSGKHYGIYACNGCSGFFKRSVRRKLIYRCQAGTGMCPVDKAHRNQCQACRLKKCLQAGMNKDAVQNERQPRSTAQVRLDSLDVDPEKEHLATTREPTSACSVISRAHLPSSGISATVPTQRCPSPPNGHRFMASLMTAETCAKLEPEDVDENIDVTSDEPERSSPDYNSSLYPSSSPESVYETSARLLFMSVKWAKNLPVFSHLPFRDQVILLEEAWSELFLLCAIQWSMPLDTCPLLSLPDLSSPQQGKTSPSASDLRVLQEVFTRFKNLAVDPTEFACLKAIVLFKPETRGLKDPEQVENLQDQAQVMLGQHIHTLYPNQAARFGRLLLLLPALHFVSSERIELLFFHRTIGNTPMEKLLCDMFKN, encoded by the exons ATGATGGATGAGCACATGTCCAAGATCGCCATGGTGCAGTCTACCTCCCCAGGAGACTCCCCTCGGAGCTGCCTAACGGACGACAGCCTGCGAG GTAAGAGTCCAGCGCCAGGTAAAGTCCTGAGCTCAGGCCTCATGTGTAAAGTGTGCGCCGACACCAGCAGTGGGAAACACTACGGCATCTACGCCTGCAACGGCTGCAGCGGCTTCTTCAAGCGCAGCGTCAGGAGGAAGCTCATCTACAG ATGTCAGGCGGGTACAGGTATGTGCCCTGTGGACAAAGCCCACCGCAACCAGTGCCAAGCCTGCCGCCTAAAGAAGTGCCTCCAGGCTGGAATGAACAAGGATG CTGTGCAGAACGAGCGGCAGCCACGCAGCACGGCTCAGGTGCGTCTGGACTCGCTGGACGTGGACCCGGAGAAGGAGCACCTGGCCACCACGCGCGAGCCCACCTCCGCCTGCTCCGTCATCAGCCGGGCACACCTGCCCTCCTCGGGCATCAGCGCCACCGTGCCCACCCAGCGATGCCCCAGTCCCCCGAACGGGCACCGCTTCATGGCCAGCCTCATGACCGCCGAGACCTGCGCCAAGCTGGAGCCGGAGGACg TGGATGAGAACATTGATGTGACCAGCGACGAGCCTGAGAGGAGCTCCCCGGACTACAACAGCTCCCTGTACCCCTCCAGCAGCCCTGAGAGTGTGTACGAGACCTCGGCCCGGCTGCTCTTCATGTCCGTCAAGTGGGCCAAGAACCTTCCGGTCTTCTCTCACCTTCCTTTCAGAGACCAG GTGATCCTATTGGAGGAGGCGTGGAGCGAGCTCTTCCTGCTGTGTGCCATCCAGTGGTCCATGCCTCTGGACACCTGCCCCCTGCTCTCCCTGCCCGACCTGTCCTCCCCCCAGCAGGGCAAGACCAGCCCCTCAGCCTCCGACCTCAGGGTGCTGCAGGAGGTCTTCACCCGCTTCAAGAACCTGGCCGTGGACCCCACAGAGTTCGCCTGCCTCAAGGCTATCGTCCTCTTcaaaccag AGACCAGAGGACTGAAAGACCCAGAGCAGGTGGAGAACCTGCAGGACCAGGCTCAGGTGATGCTGGGGCAGCACATCCACACTCTCTACCCCAACCAGGCAGCCAG GTTTGGGAgactgctgctcctcctgcctgCTCTGCACTTTGTGAGCTCGGAGCGGATTGAGCTGCTCTTCTTCCACCGCACCATCGGAAACACACCCATGGAGAAACTCCTCTGTGACATGTTCAAGAACTGA
- the stoml1 gene encoding stomatin-like protein 1 isoform X1, with protein MFGNSSRYEYNALPQKDSAHVTLTGPGLFASSSNLERTHYGQKGHSFDYVPRVTDNDFTDRSQGCLSRICHLIVIFLVSLLTFITFPVSGWFIFKVVPNYERIVFFRLGRIRAPKGPGVVLILPLIDQWRRVDLRTRAFNIPPCKVSTKDGGLVSVGADIQFRIWSPVMSVVAVQDLNSSTRLTAQNAMMQSLSKKTVREVQTERVKLGDYLGMDINEMTKPWGLEVDRVELTLEAVLKGPDGVTLPGPPSAPSPAAVPGLEGFAGLEGIAGLEGIAGPMQQLAMHFLGNMKTAQSHTVPVYSSGSTVTVVDEVASSEHLALGQVTSGEELLSAMKPVLCERLVHAVGAHYQFNITAHSGHTSTYYLDLSQDGAVPRSCAGSGACGAGSLAQAADVTLTLSEADLLAMFQGSLKPMAAYACGRLRVEGDLNVAMRLEELVKAVRGETPSAPHS; from the exons ATGTTTGGGAATTCATCTCGATATGAGTACAACGCTCTTCCTCAGAAAGACTCGGCTCATGTAACATTAACAGGACCTGGTTTGTTCGCATCGTCAAGTAACCTCGAGCGAACCCACTATGGCCAAAAGGGTCACTCTTTTGATTACGTTCCCAGAGTTACTGACAATGACTTCACAG ACAGAAGTCAAGGATGCTTGTCTCGAATATGTCACTTGATTGTCATTTTCCTGGTGTCATTGTTGACCTTCATAACCTTTCCTGTGTCGGGATGGTTTATCTTTAAA GTAGTGCCCAACTACGAGAGGATTGTTTTCTTCCGTCTGGGTCGAATTCGCGCCCCCAAAGGTCCCGGTGTAGTTCTGATTCTGCCTCTGATTGATCAGTGGCGACGGGTAGACCTGCGAACCAGAGCATTCAACATACCGCCATGCAAG GTAAGTACTAAAGATGGAGGACTGGTGTCAGTGGGTGCTGACATCCAGTTTCGAATCTGGAGTCCCGTCATGTCCGTAGTGGCGGTGCAGGACCTGAACTCCTCCACCCGGCTCACAGCGCAGAACGCCATGATGCAGAGCCTCAGCAAGAAGACGGTCAGGGAGGTCCAGACTGAGAGGGTCAAGCTGGGGGACTACCTCGGG ATGGACATCAATGAGATGACAAAGCCATGGGGCCTGGAGGTGGACCGCGTGGAGCTCACGCTGGAGGCTGTGCTGAAAGGCCCAGATGGGGTTACCCTCCCAGGCCCCCCCTCAGCTCCTTCCCCTGCTGCTGTGCCAGGGCTGGAGGGCTTCGCTGGGCTGGAGGGCATCGCTGGGCTGGAGGGCATCGCTGGGCCCATGCAGCAGCTAGCCATGCACTTCCTAGGCAACATGAAGACGGCCCAGTCCCACACAG TCCCTGTGTATTCATCAGGCAGTACAGTTACCGTGGTGGATGAGGTGGCGTCGTCTGAGCACCTTGCTCTGGGGCAGGTGACCAGTGGCGAGGAGCTGCTGTCCGCTATGAAGCCGGTGCTGTGTGAGAGACTGGTCCATGCGGTGGGGGCCCACTACCAGTTTAACATCACCGCTCACAGCGGCCACACCAGCACCTACTACCTGGACCTGAGCCAAG ATGGCGCTGTTCCTCGGTCCTGTGCAGGCAGTGGTGCGTGCGGAGCGGGTTCGTTGGCACAGGCGGCAGAtgtcaccctcaccctcagcgAGGCGGACCTGCTGGCCATGTTCCAGGGCAGCCTGAAGCCCATGGCAGCCTACGCCTGCGGGAGGCTGAGGGTGGAGGGCGACTTGAACGTGGCCATGAGGCTGGAGGAGCTCGTCAAAGCCGTGAGAGGAGAGACACCATCAGCCCCACACAGCTGA
- the stoml1 gene encoding stomatin-like protein 1 isoform X4, with protein MFGNSSRYEYNALPQKDSAHVTLTGPGLFASSSNLERTHYGQKGHSFDYVPRVTDNDFTDRSQGCLSRICHLIVIFLVSLLTFITFPVSGWFIFKVVPNYERIVFFRLGRIRAPKGPGVVLILPLIDQWRRVDLRTRAFNIPPCKVSTKDGGLVSVGADIQFRIWSPVMSVVAVQDLNSSTRLTAQNAMMQSLSKKTVREVQTERVKLGDYLGMDINEMTKPWGLEVDRVELTLEAVLKGPDGVTLPGPPSAPSPAAVPGLEGFAGLEGIAGLEGIAGPMQQLAMHFLGNMKTAQSHTGSTVTVVDEVASSEHLALGQVTSGEELLSAMKPVLCERLVHAVGAHYQFNITAHSGHTSTYYLDLSQGSGACGAGSLAQAADVTLTLSEADLLAMFQGSLKPMAAYACGRLRVEGDLNVAMRLEELVKAVRGETPSAPHS; from the exons ATGTTTGGGAATTCATCTCGATATGAGTACAACGCTCTTCCTCAGAAAGACTCGGCTCATGTAACATTAACAGGACCTGGTTTGTTCGCATCGTCAAGTAACCTCGAGCGAACCCACTATGGCCAAAAGGGTCACTCTTTTGATTACGTTCCCAGAGTTACTGACAATGACTTCACAG ACAGAAGTCAAGGATGCTTGTCTCGAATATGTCACTTGATTGTCATTTTCCTGGTGTCATTGTTGACCTTCATAACCTTTCCTGTGTCGGGATGGTTTATCTTTAAA GTAGTGCCCAACTACGAGAGGATTGTTTTCTTCCGTCTGGGTCGAATTCGCGCCCCCAAAGGTCCCGGTGTAGTTCTGATTCTGCCTCTGATTGATCAGTGGCGACGGGTAGACCTGCGAACCAGAGCATTCAACATACCGCCATGCAAG GTAAGTACTAAAGATGGAGGACTGGTGTCAGTGGGTGCTGACATCCAGTTTCGAATCTGGAGTCCCGTCATGTCCGTAGTGGCGGTGCAGGACCTGAACTCCTCCACCCGGCTCACAGCGCAGAACGCCATGATGCAGAGCCTCAGCAAGAAGACGGTCAGGGAGGTCCAGACTGAGAGGGTCAAGCTGGGGGACTACCTCGGG ATGGACATCAATGAGATGACAAAGCCATGGGGCCTGGAGGTGGACCGCGTGGAGCTCACGCTGGAGGCTGTGCTGAAAGGCCCAGATGGGGTTACCCTCCCAGGCCCCCCCTCAGCTCCTTCCCCTGCTGCTGTGCCAGGGCTGGAGGGCTTCGCTGGGCTGGAGGGCATCGCTGGGCTGGAGGGCATCGCTGGGCCCATGCAGCAGCTAGCCATGCACTTCCTAGGCAACATGAAGACGGCCCAGTCCCACACAG GCAGTACAGTTACCGTGGTGGATGAGGTGGCGTCGTCTGAGCACCTTGCTCTGGGGCAGGTGACCAGTGGCGAGGAGCTGCTGTCCGCTATGAAGCCGGTGCTGTGTGAGAGACTGGTCCATGCGGTGGGGGCCCACTACCAGTTTAACATCACCGCTCACAGCGGCCACACCAGCACCTACTACCTGGACCTGAGCCAAG GCAGTGGTGCGTGCGGAGCGGGTTCGTTGGCACAGGCGGCAGAtgtcaccctcaccctcagcgAGGCGGACCTGCTGGCCATGTTCCAGGGCAGCCTGAAGCCCATGGCAGCCTACGCCTGCGGGAGGCTGAGGGTGGAGGGCGACTTGAACGTGGCCATGAGGCTGGAGGAGCTCGTCAAAGCCGTGAGAGGAGAGACACCATCAGCCCCACACAGCTGA
- the stoml1 gene encoding stomatin-like protein 1 isoform X2, translated as MFGNSSRYEYNALPQKDSAHVTLTGPGLFASSSNLERTHYGQKGHSFDYVPRVTDNDFTDRSQGCLSRICHLIVIFLVSLLTFITFPVSGWFIFKVVPNYERIVFFRLGRIRAPKGPGVVLILPLIDQWRRVDLRTRAFNIPPCKVSTKDGGLVSVGADIQFRIWSPVMSVVAVQDLNSSTRLTAQNAMMQSLSKKTVREVQTERVKLGDYLGMDINEMTKPWGLEVDRVELTLEAVLKGPDGVTLPGPPSAPSPAAVPGLEGFAGLEGIAGLEGIAGPMQQLAMHFLGNMKTAQSHTGSTVTVVDEVASSEHLALGQVTSGEELLSAMKPVLCERLVHAVGAHYQFNITAHSGHTSTYYLDLSQDGAVPRSCAGSGACGAGSLAQAADVTLTLSEADLLAMFQGSLKPMAAYACGRLRVEGDLNVAMRLEELVKAVRGETPSAPHS; from the exons ATGTTTGGGAATTCATCTCGATATGAGTACAACGCTCTTCCTCAGAAAGACTCGGCTCATGTAACATTAACAGGACCTGGTTTGTTCGCATCGTCAAGTAACCTCGAGCGAACCCACTATGGCCAAAAGGGTCACTCTTTTGATTACGTTCCCAGAGTTACTGACAATGACTTCACAG ACAGAAGTCAAGGATGCTTGTCTCGAATATGTCACTTGATTGTCATTTTCCTGGTGTCATTGTTGACCTTCATAACCTTTCCTGTGTCGGGATGGTTTATCTTTAAA GTAGTGCCCAACTACGAGAGGATTGTTTTCTTCCGTCTGGGTCGAATTCGCGCCCCCAAAGGTCCCGGTGTAGTTCTGATTCTGCCTCTGATTGATCAGTGGCGACGGGTAGACCTGCGAACCAGAGCATTCAACATACCGCCATGCAAG GTAAGTACTAAAGATGGAGGACTGGTGTCAGTGGGTGCTGACATCCAGTTTCGAATCTGGAGTCCCGTCATGTCCGTAGTGGCGGTGCAGGACCTGAACTCCTCCACCCGGCTCACAGCGCAGAACGCCATGATGCAGAGCCTCAGCAAGAAGACGGTCAGGGAGGTCCAGACTGAGAGGGTCAAGCTGGGGGACTACCTCGGG ATGGACATCAATGAGATGACAAAGCCATGGGGCCTGGAGGTGGACCGCGTGGAGCTCACGCTGGAGGCTGTGCTGAAAGGCCCAGATGGGGTTACCCTCCCAGGCCCCCCCTCAGCTCCTTCCCCTGCTGCTGTGCCAGGGCTGGAGGGCTTCGCTGGGCTGGAGGGCATCGCTGGGCTGGAGGGCATCGCTGGGCCCATGCAGCAGCTAGCCATGCACTTCCTAGGCAACATGAAGACGGCCCAGTCCCACACAG GCAGTACAGTTACCGTGGTGGATGAGGTGGCGTCGTCTGAGCACCTTGCTCTGGGGCAGGTGACCAGTGGCGAGGAGCTGCTGTCCGCTATGAAGCCGGTGCTGTGTGAGAGACTGGTCCATGCGGTGGGGGCCCACTACCAGTTTAACATCACCGCTCACAGCGGCCACACCAGCACCTACTACCTGGACCTGAGCCAAG ATGGCGCTGTTCCTCGGTCCTGTGCAGGCAGTGGTGCGTGCGGAGCGGGTTCGTTGGCACAGGCGGCAGAtgtcaccctcaccctcagcgAGGCGGACCTGCTGGCCATGTTCCAGGGCAGCCTGAAGCCCATGGCAGCCTACGCCTGCGGGAGGCTGAGGGTGGAGGGCGACTTGAACGTGGCCATGAGGCTGGAGGAGCTCGTCAAAGCCGTGAGAGGAGAGACACCATCAGCCCCACACAGCTGA
- the stoml1 gene encoding stomatin-like protein 1 isoform X3: protein MFGNSSRYEYNALPQKDSAHVTLTGPGLFASSSNLERTHYGQKGHSFDYVPRVTDNDFTDRSQGCLSRICHLIVIFLVSLLTFITFPVSGWFIFKVVPNYERIVFFRLGRIRAPKGPGVVLILPLIDQWRRVDLRTRAFNIPPCKVSTKDGGLVSVGADIQFRIWSPVMSVVAVQDLNSSTRLTAQNAMMQSLSKKTVREVQTERVKLGDYLGMDINEMTKPWGLEVDRVELTLEAVLKGPDGVTLPGPPSAPSPAAVPGLEGFAGLEGIAGLEGIAGPMQQLAMHFLGNMKTAQSHTVPVYSSGSTVTVVDEVASSEHLALGQVTSGEELLSAMKPVLCERLVHAVGAHYQFNITAHSGHTSTYYLDLSQGSGACGAGSLAQAADVTLTLSEADLLAMFQGSLKPMAAYACGRLRVEGDLNVAMRLEELVKAVRGETPSAPHS from the exons ATGTTTGGGAATTCATCTCGATATGAGTACAACGCTCTTCCTCAGAAAGACTCGGCTCATGTAACATTAACAGGACCTGGTTTGTTCGCATCGTCAAGTAACCTCGAGCGAACCCACTATGGCCAAAAGGGTCACTCTTTTGATTACGTTCCCAGAGTTACTGACAATGACTTCACAG ACAGAAGTCAAGGATGCTTGTCTCGAATATGTCACTTGATTGTCATTTTCCTGGTGTCATTGTTGACCTTCATAACCTTTCCTGTGTCGGGATGGTTTATCTTTAAA GTAGTGCCCAACTACGAGAGGATTGTTTTCTTCCGTCTGGGTCGAATTCGCGCCCCCAAAGGTCCCGGTGTAGTTCTGATTCTGCCTCTGATTGATCAGTGGCGACGGGTAGACCTGCGAACCAGAGCATTCAACATACCGCCATGCAAG GTAAGTACTAAAGATGGAGGACTGGTGTCAGTGGGTGCTGACATCCAGTTTCGAATCTGGAGTCCCGTCATGTCCGTAGTGGCGGTGCAGGACCTGAACTCCTCCACCCGGCTCACAGCGCAGAACGCCATGATGCAGAGCCTCAGCAAGAAGACGGTCAGGGAGGTCCAGACTGAGAGGGTCAAGCTGGGGGACTACCTCGGG ATGGACATCAATGAGATGACAAAGCCATGGGGCCTGGAGGTGGACCGCGTGGAGCTCACGCTGGAGGCTGTGCTGAAAGGCCCAGATGGGGTTACCCTCCCAGGCCCCCCCTCAGCTCCTTCCCCTGCTGCTGTGCCAGGGCTGGAGGGCTTCGCTGGGCTGGAGGGCATCGCTGGGCTGGAGGGCATCGCTGGGCCCATGCAGCAGCTAGCCATGCACTTCCTAGGCAACATGAAGACGGCCCAGTCCCACACAG TCCCTGTGTATTCATCAGGCAGTACAGTTACCGTGGTGGATGAGGTGGCGTCGTCTGAGCACCTTGCTCTGGGGCAGGTGACCAGTGGCGAGGAGCTGCTGTCCGCTATGAAGCCGGTGCTGTGTGAGAGACTGGTCCATGCGGTGGGGGCCCACTACCAGTTTAACATCACCGCTCACAGCGGCCACACCAGCACCTACTACCTGGACCTGAGCCAAG GCAGTGGTGCGTGCGGAGCGGGTTCGTTGGCACAGGCGGCAGAtgtcaccctcaccctcagcgAGGCGGACCTGCTGGCCATGTTCCAGGGCAGCCTGAAGCCCATGGCAGCCTACGCCTGCGGGAGGCTGAGGGTGGAGGGCGACTTGAACGTGGCCATGAGGCTGGAGGAGCTCGTCAAAGCCGTGAGAGGAGAGACACCATCAGCCCCACACAGCTGA